One Sesamum indicum cultivar Zhongzhi No. 13 linkage group LG14, S_indicum_v1.0, whole genome shotgun sequence genomic window, GTCTCAATGATTGCTTTATAACAGTGTTTCTAGTTTTATGCAGTGGTGATCTAGTACTACACTGCAAGCTCCTTTATCATCCATGACCAGTCACCCTCACCACTGCTATTATCCTCACATAACTAACTTCTACTCCCTCAGcgcataaaaaataatgacttGTTTATAAGATTGACCTATGCATGCCCTTGTAGTGTTctaattttgtcttttcagTTCAGTTTTCTATTTTAAGTAAAACAAAGAGCCTGCTGTTGCTAAATTGTATTCCTTCTGGTCTCACCTAACTGGTAAAAGTTGCTTCCTTGTACAATAACTGCAATTGTTCGCTTAATAGCTTCCACAAATTAGAGTCCAGGCCAGATTGAGCATTCTAATTGCCCAGATAATTAACTGGTCCCTTCTCTAGCCTGGATCCTTTAAAATCTGATGAACTGCAAGAACCTTAAAAGAACCATGTTTTGAGAGAGCCGTTTTAACTGCCTCGTTTAACTGGTTAAGTCAAAGAACCTTTTGTGTATAGCTCATTTATTTCTTAGCCAATGCCACCAGTAGATGCACTCCACTATTAGCTGGTGAGGCCATGATGATGATTTTTCAGTGCAGTAGATTGATGTgaggaaaataaataagagagaGGTCCTGGTGGAAcagaaaaaaggaagagaatGAAGAGGAAGCAGTGAAGGAGAAGGAATGAATGATGGAAGTGGATTAGCTAGCTTATatgtaataaagaaaatttgtttactattataagaaaagttcttttcctaaaaattaGTAGCATGTGaagttttatttatcattttataattaatcttataCGGTTTTGTTCTAgtagttttataaatttagaaacatACGTATGACAATAGTTATTTTGTGGTTCAATTATGGATTGATGCCAGCTTAACTAACGGATGAAGccaatggaaataaaatattcttgtttgaAACAGGTTTTTGTTATTCAGACTTGTCAAAATTTTCTGTCAAGTGAAATTGCATTTACATGCCTGACTGTTTTTGCACTATTTCCTGACAGGTTCGCTTCCTCACAAAAATTTACCACCCCAACATTGATAAGGTTTGTTTCCTAggtttggatttttttatccACTGTCTTTGCATCTTGCTGATGAAACTTTAGTGCAGCTCGGAAGGATATGCCTTGATATTCTCAAGGACAAGTGGAGTCCTGCTCTTCAGATTAGAACTGTACTTCTtaggtaataaaattaataatgatatcTTAGTAGCAGGCTGTTATTGTTTTTGTGAACTCGTGTCCACGGAGAATATTATTGTGCCGAATTTCATTCAACCGTTCGATTTTTAATTTCGAACTAGTATTCTTTCTGCCTGCATAATGGACTGTCTTTTGTATGTGCTACTAAAAGTACTCTTATCATTCTGTTCTTGTTGTAGCATTCAAGCACTTCTAAGTGCTCCAAATCCTGATGACCCACTCTCAGAGAACATTGCCAAGCATTGGAAAGCAAATGAGGCTGAAGCTGTTGAAACAGGTGTGCGAAAATATTTCCTTGCTTCAAATGATTTAACATGGTGCTTTGGGTTTTAaacatttttgcattttctttgctttctcTGACTAAAATCCAAGATCCGAACTTAGCCTTAACAAGCAAAGTGAAACTTATAAGTGATTCCTTGATGTGATCTCTATTTGATGAAAGCTTTGCTGTCTATCCTGCAGCTAAAGAGTGGACACGTTTATATGCAAGTGGTGCCTGAAGTACACGGAACCTGTGTTTCCTTTAGTATCTAATATTGTATTCTATCGAACATCAAACCATActgcaaaatttgaaaatatgatgATGCTCGAAACCTTTGGTATTTAGTTTACGGTGTTACTGCTTTGTACTTGTTTCATATTTGCTCTGTTGTTCAAAATGTGCAATGATAAAAAGGCACTTGTGAACGTTAGTCGATAAGTGTCGATTTTACTCATTGAAAGTATACGATTCTGTCGCATTTTGTTTATGCGTATTCGTCATCGTGCTGATATGATCTCCTAGTCCACTTAATACTGAAGTTATTTGAAATTCCAAATCCTTCACCTTGAAGTTTAGGATGAACCCACAAACACATTGTTGGGTTCGGAATCTGGTCACTTGTTTTCTCtccaaaagtgaaaatgaaTCAAGAAATAGTTTACTGAAGTTGCCAAGAAAGTGTTGAATTGGGTTTGATCAAATCTAGTTGGAAGATTTTTCTCCACCGTTGTGTTTGACAATTCCAAGTGTTATAAACCCTTATGTATTGGTTGATCCTTGGTATAATGAAGAACTATGCACTTTATTGTTCTCataaacaaaatgagaaatatCAGTCAATATATACGTCCAACTAAAGTTAACATTGGAAAGAAGTCAAGAACTTCCATCATCAATTCACCCATAAATGCATAACCCCCACATGTCAAAATACGCCTAACCCTAGCATGCAAGTATCTCCCCACGACCAAcctaaagaaagaaaacaagaatggCGGAAAAGGAAGGAGGGATGGTATCGGGGGCCTGAAAATGGCGGTATCCTGGCTGCCAGGCGCTGGCTGACGTGCTAGCCAGGCTACATGTGGATCCTGTAGAAGGAGAAGAGGATAAAGAAGCTTCGGCTGGGATTGAAGACGAAGAAGACGACCAAGAGGATAAAAAACCTTAATTAGGTGcaattgtta contains:
- the LOC105176941 gene encoding ubiquitin-conjugating enzyme E2 36 isoform X1, with the translated sequence MANSNLPRRIIKETQRLLSEPAPGISASPSEENMRYFNVMILGPTQSPYEGGVFKLELFLPEEYPMAAPKVRFLTKIYHPNIDKLGRICLDILKDKWSPALQIRTVLLSIQALLSAPNPDDPLSENIAKHWKANEAEAVETAKEWTRLYASGA
- the LOC105176941 gene encoding ubiquitin-conjugating enzyme E2 36 isoform X2 translates to MRYFNVMILGPTQSPYEGGVFKLELFLPEEYPMAAPKVRFLTKIYHPNIDKLGRICLDILKDKWSPALQIRTVLLSIQALLSAPNPDDPLSENIAKHWKANEAEAVETAKEWTRLYASGA